Proteins encoded together in one Bradyrhizobium sp. CB82 window:
- a CDS encoding multidrug efflux RND transporter permease subunit has translation MNLGRLSVNQPILAMVLSIVLLIVGAIAYQTLPVSEYPQVVPPTVTVTTQYPGASAQTVSDTVAAPIEQEINGVEDMLYLYSQATSNGQLTITVTFKLGTDLDKAQVLVQNRVAIAQPRLPEEVQRNGVVTRKNSPDILMVVFMLSPDDSFDQLYISNYTLLQVRDQLLRLDGIGDIQMFGARDYSMRLWLDPDRIANLGMTSSDVIAAVRAQNLQIAGGQIAEPPIADRAFQPNLVFTGRLKDIRQFEDIVVKAGSDGRTVRLRDVARIELGALAYTTNSFILRKSAVAMVVTQRPGSNALATAKHISDTMVQLKASFPKGLDYNIGYNPTEFIAQSVHELIKTIYEAMALVVIVVLAFLQGWRPAIIPIVAIPVSLVGTFAAMAVLGFGINNLTLFGLVLAVGIVVDDAIVVVENVERHLQAGMSRREAALKTMEEVGGALVSIALVLCAVFVPTAFLGGISGRFFQQFAVTIAVATAISCFCSLTLSPALASRILTRHEQNRPTARWNIVARGWDGFTALFNCIFERLAHGYAAATAFVIRHTVVMLAIYLALIGGAGWLLATTSQGFIPAQDRGYLIISVQLPGAASLVRTTAVVREIERIALDTPGIIRVAAFAGFSGATRTQAGNAAALFPVFDDPEARVRKGLTASVITADLRKRLSAIQGAFIIVIPPPAVPGIGTGGGFAIRIQDRQGRGPELLGAATDELVAAARKSPNLTSVFSPFTANTPQLFVDIDRVRAQKLGVPIASINDTIQTYFGSTYVNDFNLFGRTYHVTAQADLPFRREASDLARLRTRNAAGDMVMLGSVVDFKDISGPDRVARYNLYSASELQGEPAPGVSSKTALNTIKLLADKTLPSGFSFEWTDLSYQQVTGGNAGLYVFPICVLFVYLVLAAQYGSWTLPLAVILIVPMCLFAATIGVRIMGEDINILTQIGFVVLVGLAAKNAILIVEFARDIELEGKPRLEAVIEACRLRLRPILMTSFAFILGVLPLVVSTGPGSEMRQAVGVAVFFGMLGVTLFGLIFTPIFYMVVRNLAEGKDEGKPTHAMAAAAE, from the coding sequence ATGAATCTCGGACGTCTTTCCGTCAATCAGCCCATTCTGGCGATGGTGCTGTCGATCGTGCTCTTGATTGTGGGCGCGATCGCGTACCAGACGCTGCCCGTCTCTGAATATCCGCAGGTAGTGCCGCCTACGGTTACGGTCACCACGCAATACCCCGGCGCCTCGGCACAGACTGTGTCCGATACGGTTGCAGCTCCCATCGAGCAGGAGATCAATGGGGTCGAGGACATGCTGTACTTGTACAGCCAGGCGACCTCCAACGGCCAGCTCACGATAACCGTGACTTTCAAGCTTGGCACCGATCTCGACAAGGCCCAAGTGCTGGTGCAGAACCGCGTCGCGATCGCGCAGCCGCGGCTGCCGGAGGAGGTGCAGCGCAACGGAGTAGTCACCCGTAAGAACTCACCCGACATCCTGATGGTCGTGTTCATGCTGTCGCCCGACGATAGCTTCGACCAGCTCTACATATCGAATTATACGCTGTTGCAGGTGCGCGACCAGCTTCTGCGGCTCGATGGCATTGGCGACATCCAGATGTTTGGCGCGCGCGACTATTCGATGCGGTTGTGGCTCGATCCTGACCGGATCGCCAATCTCGGTATGACCTCTAGCGACGTCATTGCCGCGGTCCGGGCCCAAAACCTGCAGATCGCGGGCGGCCAGATCGCAGAGCCACCGATTGCGGATCGCGCATTCCAGCCGAACCTGGTCTTCACTGGGCGCCTCAAGGATATCAGGCAATTCGAGGACATCGTGGTGAAGGCTGGTTCCGACGGCCGTACCGTACGGCTGCGCGACGTTGCGCGGATCGAGCTTGGCGCGCTGGCCTACACTACCAACAGCTTCATACTACGAAAGTCAGCCGTTGCGATGGTGGTGACGCAGCGGCCCGGATCGAACGCGCTCGCCACCGCGAAACATATCTCCGACACGATGGTGCAGCTCAAGGCGAGCTTCCCAAAGGGGCTCGATTACAACATCGGCTACAATCCGACCGAATTTATCGCCCAGTCGGTTCATGAGCTAATCAAGACGATTTACGAGGCGATGGCGCTCGTGGTCATCGTGGTGCTGGCGTTCCTTCAAGGTTGGCGGCCTGCGATCATTCCAATTGTTGCGATCCCGGTGTCGCTGGTCGGCACATTTGCAGCGATGGCTGTGCTCGGCTTCGGCATCAATAACCTTACGCTGTTCGGCCTCGTACTTGCGGTCGGCATCGTGGTAGACGATGCCATCGTGGTTGTGGAGAATGTCGAGCGACATCTCCAGGCAGGTATGAGCCGGCGCGAGGCGGCTCTCAAGACGATGGAGGAGGTCGGCGGCGCGCTGGTCTCGATCGCCCTCGTGCTCTGCGCGGTGTTCGTGCCGACCGCGTTCCTCGGCGGCATTTCCGGGCGATTCTTCCAGCAATTCGCCGTCACAATCGCGGTCGCGACCGCGATCTCTTGCTTCTGTTCGCTAACGCTGTCGCCAGCACTGGCCTCCCGAATTCTTACTCGGCATGAGCAGAATCGTCCAACGGCGCGCTGGAACATCGTTGCACGGGGTTGGGACGGCTTCACCGCGCTTTTCAATTGCATCTTCGAGCGCCTAGCGCATGGCTACGCGGCCGCCACCGCCTTCGTGATCCGACACACGGTGGTGATGCTGGCAATCTACCTCGCGCTGATCGGCGGCGCTGGCTGGCTGCTCGCCACCACTTCTCAGGGCTTCATCCCGGCGCAGGATCGTGGTTATCTGATCATCTCGGTGCAATTGCCGGGCGCCGCGTCGCTGGTGCGGACCACCGCGGTGGTGCGGGAAATCGAGCGAATTGCGCTGGATACGCCAGGGATCATCCGTGTCGCGGCGTTTGCTGGCTTCTCCGGCGCGACCCGCACGCAGGCGGGCAACGCCGCGGCACTGTTCCCCGTCTTCGACGACCCCGAGGCGCGAGTTAGGAAGGGCCTGACTGCCAGCGTGATCACTGCGGATCTGCGAAAGCGGCTGTCGGCGATCCAGGGCGCCTTCATCATCGTCATCCCACCGCCTGCGGTGCCAGGCATCGGCACCGGCGGCGGCTTCGCCATCCGCATCCAGGATCGACAGGGGCGCGGTCCCGAGTTGCTCGGAGCTGCCACGGACGAACTCGTGGCCGCCGCGCGGAAGTCGCCAAACCTAACGTCGGTGTTCTCGCCGTTCACGGCGAATACGCCGCAGCTATTCGTCGACATCGATCGCGTGAGGGCGCAGAAGCTCGGTGTTCCCATCGCCAGCATTAACGATACGATCCAAACCTACTTCGGTTCGACCTATGTCAACGATTTCAACCTGTTTGGGCGCACCTATCATGTCACCGCGCAGGCAGATCTGCCATTCCGAAGAGAGGCCTCTGATTTGGCGCGGCTGCGTACCCGCAACGCGGCCGGTGACATGGTTATGCTGGGGAGCGTAGTGGACTTCAAGGATATCTCCGGGCCCGATCGTGTCGCGCGCTACAATCTCTACTCAGCATCCGAGCTGCAGGGCGAGCCGGCGCCAGGCGTGAGCTCGAAGACCGCGCTCAACACCATCAAGCTATTGGCCGACAAAACATTACCGAGCGGTTTTTCTTTCGAATGGACCGATCTGTCCTATCAACAGGTGACGGGTGGCAATGCCGGGCTCTATGTGTTCCCGATCTGTGTGCTGTTCGTCTATCTGGTGCTGGCGGCGCAGTACGGCAGTTGGACGCTACCACTCGCGGTGATCCTGATCGTGCCGATGTGCCTCTTCGCGGCCACCATCGGCGTGCGCATCATGGGCGAGGACATTAACATCCTGACCCAGATCGGCTTCGTGGTGCTGGTGGGACTTGCGGCCAAAAACGCGATCCTGATCGTCGAGTTCGCGCGGGACATCGAGCTTGAGGGCAAACCGCGCCTGGAGGCGGTGATCGAGGCCTGCCGGTTGCGACTGCGGCCGATCCTGATGACCTCGTTCGCCTTCATCCTCGGCGTGCTGCCGCTCGTCGTCTCCACCGGACCCGGATCGGAGATGCGCCAGGCCGTCGGCGTGGCCGTGTTCTTCGGTATGCTCGGAGTTACGCTGTTCGGCCTAATCTTCACGCCGATCTTCTACATGGTCGTGCGCAACCTCGCGGAAGGAAAGGATGAGGGCAAGCCGACCCACGCGATGGCCGCCGCGGCGGAGTGA
- a CDS encoding NADP-dependent oxidoreductase, with the protein MKAIIVTDRAAGTAGMKLVEQPEPQAAINDVVVQVRASGFTWDELTWPPTWTDRLDHDRTPSIPGHELAGVVTALGYGTTGLSVGQRVFGLTDWYRDGTLAEYVAVEARNLAALPGDVDFTVGASLPMPGLTAWQGLFEHGRLQAGKSVLAHGAAGVVGSMVTQLAREAGAYVIGTGRAADRQKVLDFGAQEFVDLENDVLEDVGQIDLVFDVFGGDIGKRSARLVRAGGTLVSIVGPSEERPANGLAVDFVVESDRAQLREIVQRVRDGRLRTNIGNIATLDDAVASFNRTERRKGKTIIGVRP; encoded by the coding sequence ATGAAGGCGATCATTGTGACGGACCGGGCTGCGGGAACGGCCGGTATGAAGCTGGTGGAGCAGCCCGAGCCACAGGCAGCGATAAACGACGTCGTCGTTCAGGTTCGTGCGTCGGGTTTCACGTGGGATGAGCTGACGTGGCCCCCAACCTGGACCGATCGCCTCGATCATGACCGAACACCGTCGATCCCTGGGCACGAGTTGGCCGGAGTGGTCACCGCGCTCGGCTATGGCACGACGGGGCTGTCGGTGGGACAGCGGGTGTTCGGCCTCACGGACTGGTATCGCGACGGCACACTGGCTGAGTATGTCGCGGTCGAGGCTCGCAACCTCGCGGCGCTCCCGGGCGACGTCGATTTCACCGTGGGCGCGAGCCTGCCGATGCCGGGCCTGACCGCGTGGCAGGGACTGTTCGAGCACGGCCGCCTTCAGGCGGGGAAGAGCGTCCTGGCGCACGGCGCGGCTGGCGTAGTCGGTTCGATGGTGACCCAGCTCGCGCGAGAGGCCGGCGCCTACGTCATCGGCACCGGACGCGCTGCCGACCGTCAGAAGGTGCTCGACTTCGGCGCTCAGGAGTTCGTCGACCTCGAGAACGATGTTTTGGAAGACGTCGGCCAAATCGATCTGGTTTTCGATGTCTTCGGCGGCGACATCGGAAAGCGGTCGGCGCGGCTGGTTCGAGCCGGAGGAACCCTTGTTTCAATCGTCGGGCCAAGCGAGGAACGGCCCGCCAACGGCTTGGCAGTCGATTTCGTCGTCGAGTCCGATCGTGCCCAACTGCGTGAGATCGTCCAGCGAGTACGGGACGGCCGACTGCGGACGAATATTGGCAACATCGCGACCCTCGACGATGCCGTCGCTTCTTTCAACCGGACCGAGCGACGCAAGGGGAAGACTATCATCGGCGTTCGTCCGTAG
- a CDS encoding (2Fe-2S)-binding protein, translating to MVFTLKINGKPHEVDVDGDTPLLWVLRDVLGMTGTKFGCGQALCGACTVHVDGQPVRSCQTLVDSVGDSAVTTIEAIGQAPQGAALQKAWLELEVAQCGYCQSGQIMSAAALLKDTPKPTDNDIDAAMSGNVCRCGTYQRIRAAIRHAAGV from the coding sequence ATGGTTTTCACGTTAAAGATCAACGGCAAACCCCATGAGGTCGATGTCGACGGCGACACCCCACTGCTGTGGGTGCTCCGCGATGTGCTCGGTATGACCGGGACCAAGTTCGGCTGCGGCCAGGCGCTGTGCGGCGCCTGCACCGTGCATGTCGACGGCCAGCCGGTCCGCTCCTGCCAAACACTGGTCGACAGCGTTGGCGACAGCGCGGTCACCACGATTGAGGCGATCGGCCAGGCGCCGCAGGGTGCAGCCTTACAGAAGGCATGGCTGGAGCTGGAGGTGGCGCAGTGCGGCTACTGTCAGTCCGGCCAGATCATGTCGGCGGCTGCGCTCCTGAAGGACACGCCGAAGCCGACGGATAACGACATTGACGCCGCCATGTCGGGGAACGTCTGCCGATGCGGCACCTATCAGCGCATCCGCGCTGCGATAAGACACGCTGCGGGAGTTTGA
- a CDS encoding xanthine dehydrogenase family protein molybdopterin-binding subunit, whose amino-acid sequence MPITREQIVDGTAMSRRALLQGAGLLLGFALTGASKVSVFAAPASRVVEDEVTGAFAPNGFIRINPTGDVTLVIPMAEMGQGVYTALSMLLAEELEVKLDQIQVQHAPANDTLYANSFLHIQTTGASSSVRAFWTPLRQAGAVGRNLLIAAAAKRWNVDPATCRAKDGVVFNASGSKHLTYGALAKAAAKLPVPPAANVKLKDPKGFRLIGTRAKRVDSSIKVDGRALYGIDTRLPGMKVAAVAISPVLGGNAKTVDEKAALAVKGVRQVINIDEAVAVVADHFGAAKKGLKAATITWDDGPNGKISNTDIVKQLEEESQKPGAVARNDGDAGKTLAKAAQRLDAIYQVPFLAHAAMEPMNCTVHLQKHRCDIWVGTQAMALTQSLVVELTGLPKDAIKIHNHLIGGGFGRRLEADGTVLAVKIAKHVDGPVKVIWSREEDIQHDMYRPYYFDRLSAALDAAGKPIAWTHRIAGSSITARYIPSWFKDGVDLDAVECAVGPYALPNIHVDYVRVEPPGVRTAFWRGVGPTHNVFVVESFMDELSHAAKQDPVAYRKELLSHNPRALAVLSLAAEKAGWGSQLPARNGRGISVQFAFGSYLSAVAEVEVAADGSVKVKRIVCAVDCGMCVNPDTIEAQVQGGTIFGLTAALHGSITFKDGRVEQSNFDNYLPMRIDEVPVVETHLIRNAEAPGGIGEAPTAIASAAVTNAIFAATGKRVRSLPIDTDSLKSSS is encoded by the coding sequence ATGCCTATTACGAGAGAGCAGATCGTCGATGGAACGGCGATGTCGCGGCGCGCTCTTCTGCAGGGCGCAGGCTTGCTGCTTGGTTTTGCGCTGACCGGTGCAAGCAAGGTATCCGTCTTCGCGGCACCCGCTTCGCGGGTGGTCGAAGATGAGGTCACGGGTGCGTTCGCGCCGAATGGATTTATACGGATCAATCCAACCGGCGACGTGACCCTGGTCATACCGATGGCCGAGATGGGACAGGGGGTTTACACTGCTCTCTCGATGCTTCTGGCTGAAGAACTGGAAGTGAAGCTTGACCAAATTCAGGTTCAGCATGCGCCGGCAAATGATACGCTTTACGCCAACTCGTTCCTGCACATTCAAACTACAGGTGCTTCCTCCTCTGTACGTGCCTTCTGGACGCCGCTACGTCAGGCAGGGGCGGTGGGCCGCAATCTGTTGATTGCGGCTGCCGCAAAGCGCTGGAATGTCGATCCAGCGACTTGCCGAGCCAAGGATGGCGTAGTTTTCAATGCCTCGGGCTCGAAGCATCTGACCTACGGCGCACTAGCGAAGGCTGCGGCGAAATTGCCCGTGCCGCCTGCGGCAAACGTGAAATTAAAGGATCCAAAAGGATTTCGCCTGATCGGCACGCGTGCCAAGCGCGTGGATTCATCCATAAAGGTCGATGGGCGTGCGCTCTACGGCATCGACACGCGATTGCCGGGAATGAAGGTCGCGGCGGTTGCTATTTCGCCCGTACTCGGTGGCAACGCGAAAACCGTGGACGAGAAGGCAGCACTGGCGGTGAAGGGCGTCCGACAGGTGATCAATATCGATGAAGCGGTTGCTGTGGTGGCGGATCACTTCGGTGCGGCGAAGAAGGGGCTCAAGGCAGCCACCATCACGTGGGACGATGGGCCGAATGGCAAGATCAGCAACACCGACATCGTCAAACAATTGGAGGAAGAATCCCAAAAGCCGGGCGCGGTCGCCCGCAATGATGGCGATGCAGGGAAGACTCTTGCGAAGGCGGCGCAACGGCTTGACGCCATTTATCAGGTACCTTTCCTCGCCCACGCGGCGATGGAGCCGATGAATTGCACCGTTCATCTGCAGAAGCATCGTTGCGACATCTGGGTTGGGACGCAGGCGATGGCGCTCACACAGTCTCTGGTCGTCGAACTCACCGGCCTGCCAAAGGATGCGATCAAGATTCACAATCATCTGATTGGCGGTGGCTTCGGCCGACGGCTGGAGGCGGATGGCACGGTGCTGGCCGTCAAGATCGCCAAGCACGTCGATGGCCCAGTGAAGGTGATCTGGAGCCGCGAGGAAGACATCCAGCACGACATGTATCGGCCGTACTACTTCGATCGGCTATCGGCTGCGCTTGATGCGGCCGGCAAGCCAATCGCTTGGACGCATCGGATCGCCGGCTCCTCGATTACCGCTCGATATATTCCCTCTTGGTTCAAGGACGGAGTAGACCTCGATGCCGTAGAATGCGCGGTCGGGCCTTATGCGCTGCCCAATATCCACGTGGACTATGTCCGGGTCGAACCCCCTGGTGTTCGGACTGCTTTCTGGCGCGGCGTCGGACCGACTCACAATGTCTTTGTAGTCGAAAGCTTCATGGATGAGCTCTCGCATGCCGCGAAACAGGATCCTGTCGCTTATCGCAAAGAATTGCTTAGTCACAATCCGCGAGCGCTTGCTGTTCTGTCCCTTGCCGCGGAAAAAGCAGGCTGGGGATCGCAACTTCCAGCCCGGAATGGCCGCGGGATTTCGGTACAATTCGCCTTCGGAAGTTACTTGTCGGCGGTCGCCGAGGTCGAAGTGGCGGCCGACGGTTCTGTCAAGGTCAAGCGGATCGTCTGTGCGGTTGATTGTGGCATGTGCGTCAATCCCGATACGATCGAAGCACAGGTTCAGGGTGGAACGATTTTCGGGCTAACCGCCGCGCTTCATGGCTCGATCACTTTCAAGGATGGGCGCGTCGAGCAGAGCAATTTCGATAACTATCTGCCGATGCGCATCGACGAAGTGCCGGTGGTGGAGACGCACTTGATTAGGAACGCAGAAGCTCCAGGTGGCATCGGTGAAGCTCCGACAGCGATTGCCAGTGCTGCAGTGACTAATGCGATCTTCGCCGCCACCGGCAAGCGTGTGCGCAGCCTGCCGATCGATACGGATTCGCTGAAGTCGTCGTCATAG
- a CDS encoding antitoxin Xre/MbcA/ParS toxin-binding domain-containing protein — protein sequence MTAAAEKPAPKGPGNDLQKVADLLGGPRILSRRITSALDVHELLLDGLPGSALTYFASHLNFIQTDSLEKAFGMSLRTFQRRKDAPDKPLSQEQSGRTWKFAEILAKATDVFGSQEEAEQWLERPAIGLDQRRPIDLLATPAGIELVEQYLTRLAYGVYA from the coding sequence ATGACTGCCGCAGCCGAGAAGCCGGCTCCAAAGGGGCCAGGCAATGATCTGCAGAAGGTGGCCGATTTGCTCGGCGGGCCGCGCATCCTGTCGCGCCGGATTACAAGCGCTCTCGACGTCCACGAACTGCTGCTGGACGGACTGCCAGGTTCTGCGTTGACCTACTTCGCCAGTCACCTCAACTTCATTCAAACGGACTCGCTGGAAAAAGCCTTCGGAATGAGCCTTCGCACCTTTCAGCGACGCAAGGACGCTCCGGACAAGCCGCTCAGCCAGGAGCAAAGTGGGCGGACCTGGAAGTTTGCCGAAATCCTGGCCAAGGCCACGGACGTGTTCGGTTCGCAGGAAGAAGCCGAGCAGTGGCTCGAGCGTCCGGCCATCGGTCTTGACCAGCGTCGTCCGATCGACCTGCTTGCCACTCCGGCGGGCATCGAGCTAGTTGAGCAATACCTCACGCGGCTCGCATACGGCGTCTATGCATGA
- a CDS encoding addiction module antidote protein: MAKTRPFDASEYLDSPEAIAAYLSEAFETNDPGFVTDAIRIVARARGMSALAKDTGLSRENLYQALSSEGHPEFSTVMKVLGSLGVELHAQPKGVFGSLPYKGPAKSIADMEAGIAAEAKRRHARNRY; encoded by the coding sequence ATGGCCAAAACTAGACCATTTGACGCATCCGAGTATCTGGACAGTCCTGAGGCGATCGCCGCTTACCTAAGCGAAGCCTTCGAAACCAATGATCCAGGCTTCGTCACCGACGCTATCCGCATTGTTGCCCGCGCGCGCGGTATGTCCGCTCTTGCAAAGGATACAGGTCTTTCACGCGAAAACCTTTATCAGGCCCTTAGTTCAGAGGGACATCCCGAGTTCAGCACCGTTATGAAAGTACTTGGTTCTCTTGGTGTTGAACTGCACGCCCAACCAAAAGGCGTATTCGGGTCGCTGCCATATAAGGGGCCAGCAAAGTCGATCGCGGATATGGAGGCGGGGATCGCCGCGGAGGCGAAACGGCGGCATGCTCGCAATCGATACTAG
- a CDS encoding cytochrome c family protein, with amino-acid sequence MNSAGTLRAILAALLFAGAAANPGHAQDAAHGKTIFQACATCHATDQANRVGPGLGGIVGRKAGTAPGFPYSDAMKKSDIVWDTKILDAYLESPQKVVPGNKMPYAGLKNPTDRADLDAYLATLK; translated from the coding sequence ATGAACAGCGCAGGAACACTTCGTGCGATTCTCGCGGCGCTCTTGTTTGCGGGAGCCGCCGCCAATCCGGGCCACGCGCAGGACGCCGCGCACGGAAAGACCATCTTCCAAGCTTGCGCAACGTGCCACGCTACGGATCAGGCCAATCGTGTGGGGCCTGGCCTGGGAGGAATCGTCGGCAGAAAGGCGGGTACGGCTCCCGGGTTCCCCTACAGTGACGCGATGAAGAAGTCCGATATTGTCTGGGATACGAAGATCCTCGATGCGTATTTGGAATCGCCCCAGAAGGTAGTTCCCGGAAACAAGATGCCCTACGCAGGGCTGAAGAACCCGACGGACCGGGCTGACCTCGATGCCTATCTTGCGACGTTGAAGTAG
- a CDS encoding AraC family transcriptional regulator: protein MTTLDVTFVRLSQCVLATGAHLAVACADATTIHYCLRGVGFILLDGETPIRLTPHTLVIVPPGRAMTIVATERPTALRKVGKGGDCLFVPGSSYRHTIGDGEPTLVLACGMFRATYGPALDLFASLATPIVETFDVHDQLDQVIACAIAELAAQDVGVGPMSASLLKLVLLALLRRCLVSTKAWVERFAILSDPPIARAFAEMASRPSFPHTVQSLSHAVGLSRSAFMARFSTAFGEAPMSLLRRLRMRLAADLLSANALSIDQVALNVGYRSRSSFTRSFRRYYGSDPSEYRSKAQSARSSRAAPTEDAIEQSDAA, encoded by the coding sequence ATGACCACATTGGACGTCACCTTCGTCAGGCTATCGCAATGCGTGCTTGCGACGGGGGCTCACCTGGCCGTCGCCTGCGCGGATGCCACCACCATCCACTACTGTCTTCGAGGCGTCGGGTTCATTCTCCTGGACGGTGAAACGCCCATCCGCCTAACGCCGCATACACTGGTGATAGTCCCGCCTGGACGAGCAATGACAATTGTCGCCACGGAGCGCCCGACCGCACTACGGAAGGTCGGCAAGGGCGGCGACTGCCTCTTCGTGCCCGGCTCGTCGTACCGGCACACCATCGGCGATGGCGAGCCGACACTGGTGCTTGCGTGCGGCATGTTTCGAGCCACCTACGGCCCAGCACTGGACTTGTTCGCATCCCTTGCAACGCCCATTGTCGAGACGTTCGACGTACATGACCAACTCGACCAGGTGATAGCCTGCGCAATAGCCGAGCTCGCGGCCCAGGACGTCGGTGTGGGGCCAATGTCGGCGTCGCTGCTGAAGCTCGTGTTGCTCGCGCTGCTTCGACGTTGCCTAGTCTCGACGAAAGCGTGGGTCGAGCGCTTCGCGATCTTAAGCGACCCGCCGATCGCACGAGCTTTCGCCGAGATGGCGTCGCGCCCCTCCTTTCCGCACACCGTACAAAGTCTATCCCACGCCGTCGGTCTCAGCCGCTCAGCTTTCATGGCGCGGTTCTCAACTGCCTTCGGTGAGGCGCCCATGTCACTCCTGCGCCGCCTTAGGATGCGCCTCGCTGCTGACCTGCTCTCAGCCAACGCGCTATCGATCGACCAGGTCGCCCTAAACGTCGGCTACCGGAGCCGGAGCAGCTTTACGCGCAGTTTTCGTCGGTACTACGGCAGCGACCCTTCAGAATACCGCTCCAAAGCGCAGAGCGCACGGTCCTCAAGGGCTGCTCCAACTGAAGATGCGATTGAGCAATCCGATGCCGCGTGA
- a CDS encoding LysR family transcriptional regulator, giving the protein MELHQVRYFLAVASTLNFTRAAEQCNVTQPALTKGIQKLEQALGGPLIYRERQLTQLTDLGKEVLPMLARTLASAETARRRAKEFQRKEIAPLKIGLAPSISASLIVDLITEIAKFVAGLNVELREETAEKLIDLLLEGEISAAIVGDVQDIPARIDDWLLFEERYVAVLAPTHQLANRPSIGIDDLRETVLLERVGCDVAPKIQRSYFPKEPPHLGHCSGHDLHLQYLAAAGFGVVLAPEHMPCLPTLKTIPLEGDPISREVRLLAVQGRRYSPALDAFIKVARFRDWSIEVPQKEMPHERLPEMASAPAPASSQRASGFQRIDATARGLTRCKRAKTLA; this is encoded by the coding sequence ATGGAGCTTCATCAAGTTCGCTATTTCCTCGCGGTCGCGTCCACGCTTAACTTCACCCGCGCGGCCGAGCAGTGCAATGTAACACAGCCCGCTTTGACCAAGGGGATCCAGAAGCTGGAGCAGGCACTTGGGGGCCCGTTAATTTATCGTGAGCGCCAGCTGACGCAGCTCACCGACCTCGGGAAGGAGGTTCTTCCGATGCTGGCGCGCACACTGGCCTCGGCAGAAACAGCACGTCGCAGAGCTAAAGAATTTCAACGCAAGGAGATCGCGCCACTCAAGATCGGCCTCGCCCCCTCTATCTCGGCTTCGCTCATTGTCGATCTGATCACTGAGATTGCAAAGTTCGTCGCAGGACTTAATGTCGAACTGCGCGAGGAAACGGCGGAGAAGCTCATCGACCTGCTGCTTGAGGGGGAGATCAGCGCCGCAATCGTCGGGGACGTGCAGGACATACCCGCCCGCATCGACGACTGGTTGCTCTTCGAAGAGCGCTACGTCGCGGTTCTGGCGCCGACACACCAGCTCGCAAATCGCCCCTCGATCGGAATTGACGACCTCCGCGAGACCGTCTTGCTGGAGCGCGTCGGATGCGACGTCGCCCCAAAGATTCAACGGTCGTATTTCCCCAAGGAACCGCCGCATCTGGGCCACTGCAGCGGTCACGACTTGCACCTTCAGTACCTGGCCGCCGCTGGCTTCGGCGTGGTACTCGCGCCCGAGCACATGCCATGCCTTCCGACGCTCAAGACTATTCCGCTCGAAGGCGACCCGATTTCGCGGGAGGTGCGGCTGCTGGCCGTGCAGGGGCGCCGCTACTCGCCGGCGCTGGACGCTTTTATCAAGGTCGCGCGGTTTCGAGACTGGTCGATCGAAGTCCCCCAGAAGGAAATGCCGCACGAAAGGCTCCCGGAGATGGCGAGCGCGCCCGCGCCGGCGAGCTCGCAGAGGGCGAGCGGCTTCCAGCGCATCGATGCCACGGCCCGAGGGCTTACGCGGTGCAAACGAGCTAAGACGCTCGCCTGA